The stretch of DNA TCCAGAGATCCATCACCGGCGTCGGCCGGGCCATCGGCCTCGGCGTCTCCGACTGCCAGGGCCTGGTGCACCGGCCCGGCTTCACGTGGGACGCACGAGAGCTGTTACGGGCCTGCGGGCTCGCGATGTACGAGTTCGACCATCTGACCAACGGCCAGGAGCCGTTCGAGGCGGGCGCCTCCGGCTCCTTCGCCTCCCCCGTCATGGACATCGACCAGGGGTACGAGGCGTATCTCGGCCAGCTCAGGGCGAAGTCACCGAAGTTCACCCGCACGACGCTCTCCAAGGTGCGCAGGCTCGAGCGCGACCACGACACCGTGCGCTACGTGCACGACGAGCGCGACCCCGCGGTCCTTCGCACCCTGATGGAGTGGAAGTCGGCCCAGTACCGCAGGACGGGCCGCAGCGACCGCTTCGCGTCCACGTGGATCAACCAGCTCGTCCGGCAGCTCTTCCACACCAGGTCCGATCAGTTCGCCGGCCTGCTCTCCGTGCTCTACGCCGACGAGGTGCCCGTCGCCGCGCACTTCGGGCTGCGCTCCGAACGGGTCTTCGCCCAGTGGTTCCCTGCGTACGACCCGGCGTACGCCAAGTACTCGCCCGGCCTGATCCTGCATCTGCGCATGGCCGAGGCGGCCGCCGCCGACGGCATCGCGTATCTCGATCTCGGGCGGGGCCAGAAGCAGTACAAGGACTCCCTGAAGACACGCGAACTCACCGTGTCCGAGGGGTGGGTGGCTCTGCGCCATCCGGCAGCGATCGGTCACCGGGCGCGGCGCGCTCCGGTCAGGGCGCTGCGCAACACGGTCTTGTCACGGCCGGAACTCTTTGAACCGGCCGACAAGCTGCTGAAACGCATGGGCCAAATCCGATCAAGAAAGAACGAATAAGGGGTAGCGGGAGGGAACAGGGCGCTCCGTATGTGCCCACCAAGATTGGCCAAATCATCAAAAACGTGAGGCCACGTTCCAGGTCTTGCCATACGGTCTCAATCATCAATACCGTCGTACATCCACCCGCATCGGTCCATCACGCAACGCGATCTAGGGGAGGGCTCAAGGTCGCGATGGAACCGGCGCGGGGCGCGGTAGGGGGGTGCCGTGCTCGGCGACTGAATTCGTGCCGAGTCACGTCCCGCGCGATGCCAGCTCACTCGGCATGCACGGAGATCTATTTCGTCATGCGCAAGTGAGAACCCCCCTTTCGAACCGGATACATATCCGGACCGCCCGGGGGTGGGCGGTCCACCGGACGAGAGGGATCAGACTCATGACTTCTTTTGTGCGCCCTGCCACCGAGCCGGGCCAAGATCCGTTAAACAAGCCGACGCTGTCCGGCAACTACCGGCCGATTTCCTCGCACTTGGCGATCACACCGCCGGTGAGTGTCGTGATTCCCGCGATGAATGAGGCGGAGAATCTTCCCTACGTCTTCAAGACATTGCCCGAATGGATCCACGAGGTCGTGCTCGTGGACGGCAATTCCACCGATGACACGGTGGCCGTCGCGCGGGAACTGTGGCCGGACGTGAAGGTCGTCCGCCAGCTCGGCAAGGGCAAGGGTGACGCCCTGATCACCGGATTCGAGGCGTGCACCGGCGACATCATCGTGATGGTCGACGCGGACGGCTCCGCCGACGGTCACGAGATCGTCAGCTATGTCTCCGCCCTGGTCTCGGGCGCGGACTTCGCCAAGGGCTCGCGGTTCGCCAACGGCGGTGCCACGGACGACATGACGCCGATCCGCAAGCTCGGCAACCACGTCCTGTGCTCCGTCGTGAACGCCAAGTTCGGCGCCCGCTACACCGACCTCTGCTACGGCTACAACGCCTTCTGGCGGCACTGCCTCGACAAGATAGAGCTCGACTGCACGGGCTTCGAGGTGGAGACCCTGATGAACATCCGGGTGGTCAAGGCCGGGCTCAAGGTGCAGGAGATCCCCAGCCACGAGTACCTCCGCATCCACGGCGTCAGCAACCTCAGGGCCGTACGCGACGGTCTGCGCGTCCTGAAGGTGATCCTCACGGAGCGTTCCAACCGCCGCGGGAAGCGCCGCAGCACCCGTGGGGTGCCCTTCCGCACGCGTCAGGGAGAGGTGTCTTGAGCGGTTCCGGACACCACGGGGGTAGCACGGTGGCGGGCATCTCCGTCGTCATCTGCGTCTACACCGAGGACCGCTGGGAGGACATCCTCGCGGCGGTCGCCTCGGTGCGGGCGCAGTCCCTGGCGGCACTCGAGACGCTTCTCGTGGTGGACCACAACGCCTCGCTCCTCGACCGCCTTTCCAAGGAGTACAAGGAGACCGAAGGGGTGCGGGTGCTCGCGAACGCGGGCCCCCGCGGCCTCTCGGCGGGCCGCAACACCGGGATCGCCGCATCCGGCGGCGAGATCATCGCGTTCCTCGACGACGACGCCGTCGCGGAGCGGGACTGGCTGCGCCACTTCGCCGAGGGGTACGCCGACCCGAAGGTCTTCGCGGTGGGCGGGCGCACCATGCCGATCTGGGAGTCACGGCGCAGGCCCGCCTGGTTCCCCGAGGAGTTCGACTGGGTCGTCGGCTGTACGTACAAGGGGCTGCCCGAGGGGCGGGTCCGCGTGCGCAACGTCCTGGGCGGCAACGCCTCCTTCCGTCGCAGCGCGTTCGAGGCGGCGGGCGGCTTCGCGACCGGCATCGGGCGCGACGGCGACAAGCGTCCCCTTGGCTGCGAGGAGACGGAGCTGTGCATCCGTCTCACCCGCGCGAGGCCGGACGCGATCCTGCTCATCGACGACCGCGCGGTGATCCACCACCGCGTCCCCGCGGCACGGGAGCGCTTCCAGTACTTCCGCGCACGGACGTACGCGGAGGGCCTCTCCAAGGCGCTCGTGGCGCGAAGTGTCGGTGCGGACAAAGGGCTTGAGTCCGAGCGCCGGTATGCCACGCGTGTCCTGCCGGCCGGTGTCGGGCGCGGTCTGCGTGACGCGCTGCTCGCGCGTCCGGGCGGCGCGGGCCGCGCGGGCGCCATCGTGGCGGGCGTGGTCACCGCGGCCGGGGGGTACGTGCTCGGGAGTGTCCGCGCGCGCAGGGGAGGCGCCACGTTCTCGGTCGTGGAGATCGAGACGGATGCGGACGGTGAGGGGGCTGCGGCATGAGCACGGCACCGACCGGCCGAGGAGGGCCGTCATGAACGCTCCTGTGCCGATACTCATGTACCACTCGATCGCGCATGAACCGGCTCTGGAGACACGGGAGTTGTCCGTGTCTCCAGGGGCGTTCACCGAGCAGCTCGAACTGCTCGGCGAGCGCGGGTTCACGCCACTGAGCACGGCCGGGCTCGCCGCGATCTGGCGTACTCCCGGCCGCGCCCTGCCGGCCAGGCCCGTCCTGATCACCTTCGACGACGGCTATGAAGGCGTGCACCGGCACGCGCTGCCCGTGCTCGCCGAGCACGGCTTCGTGTCGACGCTCTTCGTCTCCACGGGCTGGCTGCGCGGAGCGCACGACACCGGGGGCGCCCTCGACCTGATGCTCGACTGGGGCCAGGTGCGCGAACTGGCCGCGGCGGGCACGGAGATCGGCGGGCACAGCCACACGCACCCGCAGCTCGACCAGCTGGACGACGACGACCTCTGGTTTGAACTCCTTCGCTGTAGAGAGATCGTCACCGAAGAACTCGGCACCCGGCCGGTCTCCTTCGCCTACCCCTACGGCTATTCCAGCCGCCGGGTGCGCCGAACGGTGCGCGGCGCCGGATTCGCCCAGTCGCTCGCGGTCGGCAACGCCCTCGCACGGCGTACGCAGGGGCCGTACGCCCTGCAGCGGGTGACCGTGCGCCGCTCCACCGGCATCGAGGAGTTCGAACGGCTCGTGGAGGGCCGTTCGATCGCCCGCAACTTCGCAAGGGACCGTGCCCACACCAAGGGGTACGCCGTGGTCCGCAGAGCCCGACAGGCCCGCCGGAAGGCAACTCGTACCCGTGTCTGACACGTCGACCGCCCAGGCAGACGTCTCTGGGACTCCGAGCACCGAACAGCGGCCGCCGTCCGGCAAGTCGGGCAGGCCGCGCAGAATGCGCATGCCCGGCAGGGGTGGCGGTGGTGGTGGGAGCCCGTTGTTCCGCAACGCCTATGCACTGATGCTGAACACCGGCATCTCCGGCGTGCTCGGCGTCGGCTTCTGGCTGGCCGCCGCTCGGTACTACTCCGAGTCGGCGGTCGGCCAGGGCTCGGCGGCGATCGCCGCCATGAAGCTCCTCGCGGGGCTCACCGCCCTCACCCTGACGGGTGCCCTCGCCCGCTACATACCGGTAGCGGGACGCGCCACGGGCAAGCTCATCTTCCGTACGTACGCGGCCAGTTCGGTGGTCGTGGCGTTCGCCGCGCTGATCTTCCTGTTCACGCTCGACCTGTGGGGACCCTCGTACAAGTTCCTGCACGGACCGCTGCACGGCCTCGGCTTCATCGCCGCGGTCATCGCCTGGTCGCTGCTCACCCTCCAGGACGGGGTGCTCACGGGGCTGCGCAACGCACTGTGGGTACCGGTCGGCAACACCATCTTCTCGGTCGTCAAGCTGGGGCTGCTCATCGCGGTGGCCGCGGCGATCCCGACGGCGGGCGTGTTCGTGTCGTGGGTCGCCGCGATCGCCCTGTCGGTCATCCCGCTCGGCTGGCTGGTGTTCCGGCGCCTCGTGCCGCGGCACGTGAAGGCCACCCAGGACAAGACGCAGCCGCCGACGCTGCGCGAGATGGGCCGCTTCCTGGCCGGCGACTACACCGGCTCGCTCTTCTCGCTCGCCGTGGTCTATCTCGTACCGGTGATCGTCGCCTCGCAGGTCAGCTCGGTCGACAACGCGTACTTCTACATCACCACCACGATCGGCGGCACGGTCAATCTGCTCGCCATCAACATGGGCGCCTCGCTGACCGTCGAGGGCGCGCACGACCCGGCGCGGCTCGCGGCGAACACCCGGGCCGCGCTGCGCCGCATGGCGCGCATCATGCTGCCGGTGTGCGGTCTGCTCTTCATCGGGGCGCCGTTCATCCTGCGGGTCTTCGGCCAGGGGTACGCGGACGCGGCGACGCCGCTGCTTCGCTGGTTCGCGGTGGGCGCGGCGCTGCGGGTCGTCATGGAGACGTACTTCGCGGTGCAGCGCGCGCAGAGCCGTACGTCCGGGATCGCCTGGATGCAGGGACTCTTGTGCGCCATGGTGCTCGGCCTGACGCTGCTTCTGCTGCCGCGGATGGGGCTCACGGGGGCGGGTGTCGCCGAGATCTGCAGCCTCACGGTGATCGTGGCGATCGCGGCGCCGAAGCTGTACCGGGTGGCGCGGGGGGCTGCGCCGTCGGACGCCGGCGGGGCGCCGGACGGCGATCTCGCGGACCTGGGGACGCCCGAGACGCCGCCCGCGCCCGCGGCGGACGCGGCGGGTCAGAAGAAGGAGCGGCACGGGCCCGCCTGGGCACTGCGCGAGTCGCTCGACTCGGACACGCTGCAACTGGCGGTGCGGCCCGACTTCGACCATCCGGAGCGCAGGCCCGACGTGCGTCCGGGGCCGGGAACGCCCGCGTCCGGGGCACCGGCTTTCGGGACACCGGCTTTCGGGACACCGGCTTTCGGGGCACCGGCTTTCGGGAAGGCCGCGGGCACGGGGAACAAGGGGGACGACATGCCGGACACGGAGGACTCGGAGGTCACGGCGCACCGGCCGACCTGGGCGCTGAGAACACCGGTCAAACCGCGCGAACCGGCGGCTTCGTCGCCGATGCCGCCTTCGGTGTCGTCGGCCGTCACCGCGCCCGCCGAGGAGCCCGCCACCACCCCGGGCGCGGCGGAGACACCGCCCGAGCCCGTCGTCGCGCCCGGACCACTCCCCCGCCGCCGCGCCGTCTTCATGGCGCTGTTCCTCGCCTTGGCGCTCGCCCTCTACTGGCTGCCCACCGTGGGCATCACCGAGGCCGATCTGGACGAGATGGGCGGGCTCGGGCTCATCTCGATCCTGCCCGCGCCGACCCTGCTCGGCGCCGCGCTGCTCGTCGTCGTCTTCGCCTCGCTGCTCTGGCTGGAACGGCCGCACAAGGCTTTGCTCCTGACGACGCTGCTCACCACGGTGGTGTGTCTGCACGCACTGCCGGCCGTCCTTGAGGACGTGCCGCGGTTCGCGACGGCCTGGCAGCACCTGGGCTTCATGGAGTACATCGACAGGACCGGCTCCGCGGTGCCCGACCTGGACGCGCGCTGGAGCTGGCCCGGGTTCTTCGCGGCGGCCACGTTCGTGGCGAAGGCGTGCGGCGTCTCGGACATGACCGAGGTGATCCGCTGGTGGCCGCTGGCCATGCAACTGCTCTACCTGGCCCCGATGTTCCTGCTCGTGCGCTCCATGCGGGCGTCCTGGCGCGCCAAGTGGGCCGGCCTGTGGATCTCCGCGCTGAGCGGCTGGGTCGGCCAGGACTACTTCTCCCCGCAGGGTTTCACGTACCTGCTCTATCTGGTGTTCGTCGCGGTGCTCCTCGTGTGGTTCCGCGCGCCGCACGTGCTGTGGGCCAAGCGGCGCCCGGGAGAGCTGGAGGTCGAACCCGCCGACCGGCGTCAGCGCGCGGTCCTGCTCGTCGTCCTGATCGCCCTGTTCGCGGCGACCGTCCCCGCGCACCAGCTCACACCGTTCGTGATGCTCGGCGTTCTGGCCGCGCTCGTCCTGGTGGGCCGCTCGGAGTTGCGCGGCCTGCCGATCCTCTTCGCGGTCCTCGTCGCCGTCTGGGTGGGCTTCCTCGCGGAGCCGTACTGGTCGGGGCACTTCGACGAGCTGTTCGGCGGAATCGGCGGCGTCGGCGGCAACGTGTCGTCGTCGGTGTCCGGCCGGATCGAGGGCGGCAGTTCGACCCACCAACTCGTCCTGTACGCACGCGTCGCGCTGGCCGGCGGTGTCATGGCGTTCGCCTGCTGGGGCTGGTGGCGGCGGCGCGACCACAAGTACACGGAACGCTCGCTGCTCGTCCTGACCTTCGTCCCGTTCCTGGGCTTCGGCATGCAGTCGTACGGCGGCGAGATGGCCCTGCGTGTCTTCATGTTCGCGCTGCCCGGCGCCGCGCTCCTCGCCGGGCTCGCGTTCTTCCCGCGGGCGGGCATCACCGCGAAGGAGCGGGACCGCGACAAGGTGAGCCTGGCGCCGCTCGCCGCGCTGATGGCGGGGCTCGTCCTGATGGGCGGCTTCCTGGTGGCGCGCTGGGGCAACGAACCCTTCGAGCGGACCCGGGCCGGCGAGGTCGCCGCGATGGAGTACGTGTACGAGCACGACGACCCGACGGTACGGCTCCTCTGGATGAGCGACGACACGCTCAACAACGTGACGCCCGCGATGCCTTGGGGCACGCGCGACATGGAGAAGGTGCAGTACGTCCCGACCCTCGCCCCTGCCGACCCGGTCCTGGTCTCCAGCCTGGTGAAGGCGCTCAAGGACGCGGGCCCCAACTCGTATCTGATGATCAACAAGAGTCAGACGGTCTATCTCCAGATGGACGTGGGCTACCCGAAGTCCTGGGATTCCCGGCTGATCACGAACCTCGACAACCGCCAGGAGCTGAAGAAGGTCCTCACGAACGACGACGCGACCCTCTACACGCTGCGCAAGCAGCCGAACGGCGAGGTCGAGAAGGCCGACCCGGGCCCGATCGGGCCGCAGGTGACCTGGACTCCCTGGTCAGTGATCGGCGCGCTCGCGGCGATCGCCCTGGTCCTGCTGCTCGTCACCCGTGAGGTCGTGCGGGTGGCGGTGGAGCCGAGCGTGCGGCAACTGCGCTGGCTGCAGAGCAGCTTCTGGTTCTCGCTGCCGCTGCTCGCGGTGCTGCTCGCCTCGCTGATCCAGCGGTTCCTGACGATGGCGTGACACGGGGCAGGAGAGGGCTGAAGCGGATCACCGCTTCAGCCACTTCACCTCGTACCCCTTCATCCCGAACCGCTTCCCGTCGACCTTCGCGTCGATCGAGCGGTCGAGGGTGTTCACGACGAGCACGGTCTCCTTGTCGGCGAGGACGCGTACGTTCGGTACGTCGTCGGCGGCGACGGAGACCTTCTCGTACTCCGTGCCGGGCGGGAACGCGTCGTTGAACCGGGAGAGCATCTTCAGCATCGGCAACGCCGTGCCGCCGTCGTCGAGTTGGGTGGACCGCCACAGGCAGCCCGCGCAGCTCTCGCCCCTCTTCTGCGGGTTCCAGTAGAAGCCGCTGCTCGCACCGCCGCGTGCCATCGCCATCAGCCCGGTGGCGTGGACGGCGACGCGGTGCGGCTCGGACCAGTCGTCGCGGTCGTCGTCGCTGTCGCCCGGTTCCACGTAGTACTCGGCCCACCACAGCGGCAGGTCCCCGGTGCGCTCCCGCACCCATTTACCGACGGCCGTGAGCTTCTCGGTGGCCTTGAACTCGTCGGGGATCATCTCGTCGTCGACGGTGTAGCTGGAACCGTCCACGACGACGAAGTCCGCGCCCGCCTTGTTCTTGTTCCAGTAGTCGAAGGCGTCGAGGACCCGCTGGTCCATGCGGCCCCAGGGGCCCTTGACCTCCGTCGAGGCGCCCTCGGTCTGGCGCGGGTCGACGCTGTCCATGACGAGGTAGGGGCCGCCGACCATGATGTCCTTGTTGACCTTCTTGAGCTCCTTGTGGACCAGGTTGTAGAGCTCGGTGTAGCCCTCGTAGTCCCAGCGGGCCTTCTCGTTGTTCCAGAAGCCCTTGAACTCGTTCCAGACGATGAAGTGCCGTACGTCCGGATAGCGTTTGGCGACGGTCGCCGCGAGCTTGGCGTAGTCCTTGTAGTGGGCGCGTTCCGGAGCGGTCTCCAGGGCCTGCTGGCTCCAGTCGGTGTTGTCCGCGCCGGGCTTACCGCCCTTCATCCAGTCCGGGGCGCAGCACAGGGTGACGACCGGCGTGCCGTCGGTGGCGCGGATGAAGTCCATCCGGCTGTCCATCTCCGTGAAGTCGTAACGCCCCTTGACCGGCTCGGGGTTGCTCGCGCCCCAGCCCATGATGTGCTGGATCTGCGGCAGCGGGCGCGGCTGGCCCGCGAGCAGCTCCTCGGCGCGCCGCGTGGCGGCCTCGCCGCCCTCGTCCGCGCTGTACTGGGTGTGGGTGAAGCCCCAGCCGACGGCCGGCTTCACCTTGCCGGGCGGGACCGCGGGGGTGCCGTGCACCTTGTCGCCGTCGCGCGTGGTGCCTTCGGAGCCCGTGCCGTCATCGGGGAGCGTGGTGACGACGGTCAGGATCAGTGCCAGTGCGGCCAGAGCAACGCCGAGCAACGCGGCGAGCCGCCACCGCTGTGCCCCCGAATTCCACCCATGACGTCCCATCAAGGGCAAGACTATCCAGGGAAGTTGGCGGTGACACAGGTTCCGCATCACGGGTTCGCGGCTTTCCGGCGGCTTCGGCGGCCCTGACCCACCTGAACGGAGTACGGCCGAGTACGTAAACCTGGATGCACGAGGGCACTTGTGTGCCGGATCATGGCGGCATGTCTGCGAACCCTCAGGACACCCTGCCGATCCGGCTCAACGTCGACGACAGCGACTCTCCGTCGGATGTCGTGGACGCCCTCTTCCTCGGCCGCTTCGCCACCGGGGAGCAGCCCTTCTCGCACAGCTCCAACATCGACCGCGTCAAGTCCGGCTCCACGCTGCTCCCGCCCGGTGCGACGGTGCTGCGCGCGGCCCGCGACGACGACCGCAGCGCGACGCTGGCCGAGGGCGAAGGCTGGACTCTCCTGATCTCGCGCTGGAACCGCGGCGCGGACGTCACCGTGACGGCGACGAGCGCCGACCTCGCGGAGAAGGTTCTGAAGCAGGCGACGGACGGCGCGCAGGACGAGCCGGAGCCCCAGCCGGACAACGTGACCATGGGGTTCTGGTACGTGTCCCCCAGGCGCGGCCCGCACCGCACCACACGGCAGATCGCCGCCGGTACGTGGGATGAGGTGCGGGAGAACTACACCGCGCCGGTCGCCGGGGCCATGGACTCCCTGATGAAGACGGGCCCCGAGGACATCTCGGGCCGCCTCCTGCTCCTGCACGGCCCGCCGGGCACGGGCAAGACGTCGGCGCTGCGGACGCTCGCGCGGTCCTGGCGTGACTGGTGCCAGGTGGACTGTGTCCTGGACCCGGAGCGGCTGTTCAGCGACGTCGGCTACTTGATGGACATCGCGATCGGTGAGGACGACGGCACGGCGAAGGGCCGCTGGAGGCTGCTGCTCCTGGAGGACTGCGACGAGCTGATCCGGGGAGAGGCGAAGCACACCGCGGGGCAGGCGTTGTCGCGTTTGCTGAACCTGACGGACGGTCTCCTTGGCCAGGGCCGCAACGTCCTGGTCGGCGTCACGACGAACGAGGACCTGGAGCGGCTCCACCCGGCGGTGGTCCGGCCGGGCCGGTGCCTCGCCCGGATCGAGGTCGGAAGCCTGACCCGCGCCGAGTCGATCGACTGGCTCGGCACGGAGGAGGGCGTTCCCCGCGAGGGCGCGACGCTGGCGGAGCTGTACGCCTTGCGTCGCGGAACCTCCCCTACGTCGGTCCCGGACCCCCGGGGCGGGGCGGATGCGGGGCTGTACCTGTAGCCCCCCGTTGTGGGCAGGCGTTCCGCACGGCGGAACGGGTGGGCACAACGCGAAGCCGCAGGGTGCGTATTCAGTATGGCGTCAAGTCCCGCCTCGGCCCCGGGGGGCAGTCACCCCGAGTCCCCATAAGCAGCCCGCAAAGCATCCCGCGCGGCGGACAACGCCCCCGCCTCGGAGAGGCCGAGCCGCCGAGCCCGCTCGGCAAAGGCCTGGGCGGCGGCGGACGCCTCCCGCGCGGCAGCGTCCCCCGCGGCGGCGATGAACGTCCCATGACGCCCCCGCGTCTCGATCACCCCGTCCGCCTCAAGCGCCCGGTACGCCTTGGCCACCGTATTGGCGGCAAGCCCAAGGTCCTGGGCGAGCCCCCGCACGGTCGGCAACTTGTACCCCACCGGCAGCGCACCGCCCAGCGCCTGCTCGGCGATCTGGGCCCGCACCTGCTCGTAGGGCGGCACACCACTCGCACCGGCGGCGCCGCCCCCGTCACTCTCGATCTCGATCTTCAAAGTCACGCGGCGATTGTCCCGCACCCCAGGAAAATAGGAGGCACCTGGACGCGCCCCGCGCGTAGCGTGCGGCCCCATGACCGTCCTAGTCCGCGCACTGCGCCCCGGCAGCAGCCCCGATGCCGAGGGCTTCGCCGCCGTCCGCCGGGCCTGCGTGCCCGCCATGCTCGCCACCGCCGATTCGGTCCGGTTCGACCTGGCGCACGCTCATCCCGAGTCCCGGTACCTCCAGTTGGTCGCCGAGGCCGGCGGGGAGATCGTCGGCACGGCGCAGGTGGGCATCGCCTACGACAGCCCCGAACCGGGCCAGGGCTTCGCCAACGTCTACGTACACCCGCAGCGGCGCAGGCTGGGCGCGGGTTCGCTGATCCTGCGGACGGCGGAGGAGTACCTGGCGGACGCGGGAGCCACCACGGTCTTCTCCTGGGTCCTTGACGAGCCCGCGAACCGCGCCTTCGCCGCCGGACGCGGCTACCGCGCGAGCCGCTCGGCCCACTTCCTGCGCCTCGACCTGGCGGATGGCCGGCTGCCGCCGCGCCAAGTGCTGCCCGCCGGGGTGGAGTTGCGTACGGGAGCGGAGTTCGGGGACGACCCGCGCGCTCTCTTCGAGCTGGACGCGGAGACCGTGGCGGACGAACCGAGCGATGTGGCCGCGGAGTTCACGGACTACGAGCAGTGGCTCGCCGAGACCTGGAACCACCCTCTGGTGAACCGCGAACTGACCTCGGTGGCAGTGGTGGACGGCACGCCTGCCGCCTTCACCCTGGCCCGTACGGACGACTCGTCGCGCTACGCGAGCG from Streptomyces sp. BA2 encodes:
- a CDS encoding GNAT family N-acetyltransferase, which gives rise to MTVLVRALRPGSSPDAEGFAAVRRACVPAMLATADSVRFDLAHAHPESRYLQLVAEAGGEIVGTAQVGIAYDSPEPGQGFANVYVHPQRRRLGAGSLILRTAEEYLADAGATTVFSWVLDEPANRAFAAGRGYRASRSAHFLRLDLADGRLPPRQVLPAGVELRTGAEFGDDPRALFELDAETVADEPSDVAAEFTDYEQWLAETWNHPLVNRELTSVAVVDGTPAAFTLARTDDSSRYASGMTGTARAFRGRGLAKLAKNDSLHRARTVGCTEAFTGNDTGNEPMLAINKWFGYEICATEVRHVRTLG